GTCCTTAAATGgttgagttttattttcattgatttgtgtgtgtgaagaaagacaCAAGCAGCTGAAGAAAGTAAGTTTCGTAGAACACTTAACGGAACTGGAAACAAATCATGTCCTTGCTGGAGCTTACCATCTGCCTATTGCGAGACTTCTGGGAAATACATCAGTaaaatgtgaaagttttcaATCAATAGTTCATATTGGGagaatatttgatttttgtggtGTATCAAGATAGAATAAGGCTTCCTATGTTGTGGAATAACTCGTTTGAGAAAAGGTATCATTTATAATCTTGGGAAGACACTAAAATTGACCGAAAAAAGACATCAGAACAAGGGTCTAGGACACCGAGGAGGTAGATGACTCAGTAGAAGTGAAATGTCTTTTCTAAACTATAAATCCGAGCAGTTGTAGAAAGCTAGATTATTCCATGATTTCCAAACACATCACTAGAAGACGATGGCAGAGACAGGAGCTGAAATCTTGGTCGCCATATTCTTGTCAGCATCGGCCATTTGATCTCGAAAGACCATGaacacttttacaaaatgtaagCATTACAGGCTAGCAATAACTTGCAAGAGTTGTTTTTCACGGTCCATTTATCCTCGTCACTCGTCTCTGAAGAGCTGCACAAGTTGCAAAAGACTTTAATTGTGCCCCGTAGAATCGTCCAGTAGCTCTTCATTCCTGTGTATAATCCCTCGACTATCTCGTTAGCAGTCTTTGCACTAGAAGATAATTTCAGCCAACAACGATTTGATGATGAGACTATGGAAGAAAATGCAGTCTCGGACAAAGGGAAAGTACTCCATTATTGGCCACTAGTTCTTTGTCTAAgcagagttgtttcccttgtctTGCAATCGCGCTAGCAGAGCTCCTGACATTGTGTCGGTTCCTTTaggttttattctttgttttatgaTTGTTTCGGCTTTGCTCTGCAAATAGTATGGTTGAAATGTTACTGCTATCCTTCTATTACCTCAGAGTTGTAGTAAAATCTAGTTGCTATCTACACGCTAAGCCCTATTTTTGAGGTGAATGATGGGCTTTTGCCGCACTGAACAATAGAAGCTGCAATCTTACAAGCTAAACAAGTGTTCGGTAGTTATCCTGTAGAGGTAAGtctgctttattaaaaaaaagatgttcagaagaaaggaagtaaaagataaaggaagaagaaatgaaagaaagaaaacagcaaacaaaagaataaacaaaaagaaagaaggaagcaGAGCAAAAAATAACTTGTTGAAATACTTTTGAAATGGAGTTGTGTGCCCGCCAGGGATGTTATGTGTTGCCTAGTAAGTAGTCCTTCACTGCATTTTAGTTCTGGCACGCGTCTGCCTTTCTAGTCGTGTTTTAGCATACCATGGGGCAATCgccttctgttttcttgttgcttAGGGGTCGTTAGAAAGTCCTTGTCTGAGTTGCTTTTTCTTGTTGTGCTTTAACGGCTGTACTTGAGAATTTGCTTACTCAGAATACTTGCCTCACAACTCAAAGATATTTTGCGCAAAGTGGTTCTACCATCACCATTGCACCAACCTCACTCACCTTGACTCCtacccctcccctaccccaaaCACAAGCTGTTCCCCATCGCTCCCATCCACATCTCCAACTCATATTTTCTGCATTCTCTCACAACGCCAACGATATTCTCAAGAACACAGAGCAAGACATCGGTCAGCAATGAGCTgtataaaacatgtaaaaatatttaataataataataaagataagagaaaaaagtaataatcaCAACTACAGCAAGAACACGGGCGGGTCGGTGGACTGGAAGCAGACTCTGGACACAAGCACAGTCACTTCTGCACATCTCAAGATTACACCTGTAACCTTAAGTCCCCCGTCTTGTGAAACTGGGATACTGCTGACGAATTCGAACAGAAATTTTCAATTCCCCATTGCCATTACTGGGTGATACATGAGGtacgaggatttttttttttttaaaagaaagagaagtccTTAACTGGATTTGATTGAACTGGACTTATTCTGTTTAAGCTCTGGTGCATGAGGTACAAAGGGGCCGTAACCACAGACTGGAAGTCCCTCCTTCCTGCTGTTCTTGGATAGAAACAACTTTGCTATCAGACCTTCTTGCATACAGTTATTAAGATTcacttgaatattttattaaaccTCAGATTGCTTTGCATGTAATGTTATTACACTGTCTTGTATATAGCGTACTAGACAAGTGCAGATCAAAGATATATCAAACCATCGTTGTACCATCATCTCTCTCATCATCACTGACGAAGAAAACCAGAGACGTTCTTTACAGGTGGTTAACTTTTCGATTTTTCGTCTTGtgcaaaaatgtaagaaaatgtaaTCCAACCATTCATCATAAACTTGAATCAGCTGAAACATTCTTATCTTCACCGTCACCCCTTCCTCTTCTATCCCtccattaattttctttttttctctcgtgaGTTGATCGCTTATTTTGAaactcattattttcttctatcTTGTCATTTTAGATAGCAATGCTTGTAGATAAACGAAAGGTAATTTCCAAAAGAGAAAACACTTAGTAGATGAGGAGATACTGAAAGCGATGAAAAAAGACCCGCTGTGAAATACATTGGCTGGACGGACCGATGTGTTACAGCAGCATAAAGATGAGCCCCCAACTTCCACTGTGTTTCATAACGCGCCTACCCCAGTGAACATATCAATAGAAAGAGTTTGTTAAATAGCTAGTCGTGTCAAGGTCTCGCTAGTCAGGAACACTCTGAGTCAACGCTGAGGGGCGACCGTTCGTCAGAAGATGGTTCTTCTACAAATGAGTGAATTCTTATCCCAATAATGCTGCGAGTGATTTTTGTATGTGGAAAGCAGCCtctgcaaacaaaataatgtcagtAAATGAAAGGTCTCTCTTTTTTTGGCAGTGTCTACAATGATATGTGTTATTCTGGACAAAGCACGACCTGTTCAACTGACCTTACGGTCCATCTGATTTCAGACCGAGAGTTGTCTTGCCCTATTCCTAGGCGACGGATGTTATCACAGAAGTTTCAATGAAAATATAAGCATGGGTGGACAAGAATGAGCACCGTCCTTAATGAAGGCCAGGACACCTAGCTGAAACCttggttgttatttgttttgataacatttttacaatgGTGTCATAATGCTTTCGTTTTGGGATAAATACCTTCATTCGAGCATGAGACATTCAGCACTCATCATGTGACCTGTGGGATTCCTCTGGCTACAATGACGTGTGCAGCATGGCGTTTAACCGCTTTCCCCTGTCTGTTAGTGCTAATCAGCGTCTACAATCGGTCAGATTGGCAGTCGCTTTagagttaaaaaatattaaattgtaTTCTAACCGATTGTAGGCACTACTCAGCAAGAAGTGGTAAGCGACCAGAACATTTTCTGCTAACTAAAGGTGCTGTCAGCGTGTACACATAGTTTGCTCATGCGCAGTGAGACCCTACACGTACGACTTGACCCGGAAGCGGAAGATGTCATTCTTGCAGGATCATGCGTTTCTTGCCAAAGTTCATGCCGGCCTGGGTGGCGCCCTTGTTGGTGCCGTACTGCAGGCTGATGACGCGTTCCGACGCCCGAAGGGTCTCCTCCGAAAAGTTTCGTGGGTTGGCTTCTGATTTCCGTGGCCACACCCGCTGTCCCGTGTAACTAGGGCGTGACTCGACCTGAAAGGGATAGAGGTCATGTTACACgtgtaaaatactttattttttaaatttatttattcctgaatagttttaaaaggaagaaataactTCATTGCCTAAGGAGCAAATTTTACCATTTCTTTAcctgtttattcatttgttgcTGACTTactctaaaatttaaaaaaaaactgacctcAGTGCCCAAAGAGCGAATGCACGCGCAGACCTTTGGGAGGTTGGTTCTCTCGTACAGACAGTCCGTCTGGAAAGTGTCCTGTTCTGGGACTCCTAACTCTTGCGCCTGTAACAAAATCGTGATGAGTAATCAGCCTGTAACAGGGAAGTCAGGACGAGTGTTAAGCCAAGTAATACTGACCGataaaaatacagtggaacctcggtttacgaacttaatccgttctggagagctgttcgttatccgaaatgttcgttatccgaaacaatgttttccataagaaattagatttaattggttcccagccctgtttgactcgctaatatttgaaagttactaTACAGTTACATGTGACATAAATATTCCCTTTTCTGTAAGGTGACAGACGCAATACTTTGAAATCAGTTGGCCGCTCCTTGTCATTGCTCTtgatcttctttggagccatgattgaggattatcgcacaacaatcactaaataagacgactgatcgtaactgtgtctcgagcgcaaATGATTGCATGCtgacgtgtggttcacgtgatccgaaattttgttcgctatcgagacagaaatttttgttcgttaaccgaaaaattcgctatccgaggcgttcgctaaccgaggttccactgtatgagATATTTCTTGATGACTAGCTGAGTTAAGGTATACAGAATGGTGTGCCGTGGTAATCATCTTCAATGAATTATTTCAGTCTGattagacagacagacagatagataTTTAAGTTTTGCTGATGTGCGCTTATCTATCTTTCGATATCTATCTAGCgatacttttttgttgtttcttttctcaggCTCGGAAAAACTACAAACAGCGTTTGATTATCCGtccatttgttatttatttattttggttattTCGTTGTACGAGGGaaggagagtgatgtccctttgtctAACTGACTTGAGGGtgctctccctcacttttcatGTTTGCCCGTTAATTTTCGTAAAGTTTTGTGTGGTGATGCTGCGGGTTACAAGTGcacaaatcaaattaaaatcaaGGGAGGGGCCTCACCTTGATTATGAAGAGCTCTATTCTCTCGCGCTCTCTGGCGGCCTCAAAAGCCAGGTTGTTGGTTGACTGAAACGTACGTGACTTGAAGTCCAGCTTCAACTCATCAGGCAGGAAAGCATTCACCAGGCTGCGAAGAAATGACACCACACTTTATAGTACATTATAATCTGACCTCATCATTCTAGCTGTACTTTAGAAGCGCATTTATGTTGCGTTTTCCGTTGTCATAGTAACAAGTCCAGTTGCATAGTGTGAGAGAGGTAGAGCAAGAAAGGAGATAGAGAGGTGTGGGGGATTTTAGAAACAGATAAGCTTCTAAACAGCTTActtctaaataaataagaacatttTGCAATCATCTCGCAGTCTACTAGAACGTGGTGTAAAGGCTTTTATCACATGGCTGGACACTCACTAGCACAGCAAGCGTCCGTCCTTGAGAGTCTTGTAGAAATTCTCCATCACCTTGTAGCGTTCATTGCTATCTTCTATGGGAAAATTTTGACCCGTTATGTCGCGAATCCAGTACAGAATCCTCTTGGCCTCTTCGGCATCGAAACTAGCATCCacctaaaaagaaagaaaaaaaagcaaaaaaggtcAGTCCACTTAGATGGAAGGAAAGATCTATCTTCATTATCCGCTTCAAACCTTTTGTCTATTTGCGGTCTGCTGCGAGAAATGACTACAGCTATTTGAAGTctaacttttaattttaatcttaattTAACTCTTTGATAAACGTGTAAAAGCTTATGAGAAAACTTCGACTAGCGATGAGTTTTCGTTGgtttatgtttctgtttatgATCGGTGCAAGCTGGTAAACATTTCaaagtgtgaaaataaaaaatagagaaagattCTCTTGAGAAATTCTAGAGGTCAAATGGTAAAAGGGAAAACCCACACACCTCCTTTCCCCATCCTAAAGACAGTTCTAAGTGGCAAAGAGTCGAAGCGCCAAACCTCCGAAGTGTCTCGAGGTCTCATTGTATTGGCAAACAGGTCAAAGATCAGTATGTTGATCAACGTTCTAACGTCCCAAACGTTAGTCCCCAAACTATTTGTTTGCCTGATACAATCCATGATTGTGCCAAGGTTGGTAAAACCTCCAACTGTTTGCCCGGTAAAAAGAAAAGCGCCACCTACCGGCGCCATGACCTAGCACTGAGTCACTGCTGCAACAATTTCTTTCCTAATAAATACGCAACTTAAGCATTTTGCACTCTCCCCCTTCCTGCAAGTCTGTTTTACAGgtaagcaaaaataattttttttaaaaatacaaaagtgaaaaaaaagtaaaaaagcaaaTTCGTTTTGATGTTCCGCTAACAGCTTTCCGCTGATTACACTCGCAAGACAAGAAAGCACATCCTTCGAGCCTTTCTCATTCTTCATATTTCGCATTCTTTCGGAAAAAATACCCTTAGTCGCCTGGAACTGCTGCCAGCTGCAAGAATCCTACTTTTTCCTTCcaaatcagtttttctttcttttcttttcttttttttttcttttctttccttttttttttttcctttatgttCAGACCCACACTTTCCTTTTCCAGCCTTGACCTCTCTTTCGCAACCTGCCTCGACTGTTTGAAAGTGTCTAAATCGAATTTCTTCGTACAATTTTAAACAGACATCGAGTAACGATCCCACAACAAGTTTGTTTGAAGCAAAAGagtgaaataaacaataacaaccgtGTTCACATAAACACCTGCAGAAAATTTCTAGTTCTTGCTGAACACTCCGTTTTCACGTGTCATTTCTGATGGCTTAAAATATAAGGCTAGCTAGAAAGGACATCGATCTGAATTGTTTGAATGGAGCTGTAGTTTTAAGAGAAAACCTATTCACGATTGTTGTCTTAAGGACTTTTAATTTCCGGGCTTCAGTTGCCttatgtgtaaatgtttatgaataaactcattactgaaaaaaaggtaaaagatgATCTTTGCCTTTCATAGATATTTGTCATAaattacatatgtatatatgacaGGCTGTATTTTTATACGCTGCTCTGTACAAGTGATATTCATGGTAATTGTTGCTACTATTAAAggaaaactggaaaaataaatttatttaaaagtagaTTTACTACATTTATTTTGCCAAAACATTTCACTTCGAAGCTTAAGATTGGGTGCGTGTAGGGGAGagaattctttgttttaaagaaatataaagtaagGGAGGGAAGGCTCTGAGAAGGGAAAGGATGAGAGGagagggattggtgttttacaccgaccCATCATCTATATCACGGCTGGGCAGTCAGTCCTGTAAACACATGCCAACTGCAGAGAGAGCAGCGTGCCCTAGACGGGAGCTGagccaggacagccaaccttcactgtattggtgacaggcgctaccCGTTGCGCCACCTGGCCGCCGTGAGACAGGAGAAGCGAATGAATACGGCTAGAAAGCTTCATTCATGACTGGTCTGGGCTgggaaagacagacagaagctTCAGCAGATGTCGAGCGGTCAGGTAACTATGAGGCACTGAAGATGTTCTTCCTCCAGGTACAGCAAGAGATCAAAGAAGGGAACCGCTTCTCAAGAGCTTAAGGTGAAGACGAGCTCCACTCTCTTCAACTTCCAGACCGACCCACCCAtccccagccacccagccacctaCAGCAGCTTGAGaagggggaaggaggaggaggcctAATGACCCATCGGCACGGCCTTTGGTCCCCTGCTCAGCTTTATTTCTGTCTTATATTCTGGAGAGGCAGCGAAAAGTAAACTGTCTGAGGCCCCAAGCACACTGAAGGGTCTGTTTGTCAGAAGAGCCAACGtctctgtgacgtcactggggcTCAGAACCGCCTTGCCGCTGCCAGGGTGTCAGCAGTTTTAGGAAACCTATTACTCATGCTTGCTGCTTTCTTGGCTGgccaaacaatttttattccttcttttcttctctctctcttcctttcatttcgtttttcctgatttttctCCGTCATTAAAAtcgattaagaaaaaaataaagaaccagCCAAGACGTTTTCCAGCCTTTAAGGAAGTTTACAGCATTTCCGGAATGCAAGTTAAGGGAGAGataaattatttgcttttttatttctgttagaTGTCGTCTTCCCGTCTGCAAGGCATTAGCTGCAAGGTTGTGATTACAAAGTTCCACCTCCCACAATGCTCTTCTGAACTGACCTTCTGTCTATCCAGGAggtgtttctttctttcgttttgcCCACAATATGTTTCTTCTTTATCGTCTGCTGCACGCTGTGATATGCGGGCGCGTGTCCACCCCAGTAGATTGTGCTGGTCGACTGACTAACCAACAGTTTACACGGTAATCTCCTTTCTGCGTGATATGCATTTTGTTTGCTAGTCTTCTTTTCTAAAACATCTTCTCAGCTGCCTCTTGTGGTCTGCTCATAGCttgaaattttctgttttgtagtCTGCTTGAAACTTTTCCCGCCGTCTGCTCACCTTAACCCTCCGGACGCTTCCATCTTCTGTGAACACCGAGCAATGCTATTTGTAGGAGAGACGTGGTGGAGGTTCAGAGTTATTGAAGCATTAACACCTACCGACTTGGCGCTTGGAAATTctccaattatttttaaatgccgTTTTAAGCACGTGTGGAAAGTCTTGACAGGATTTTCTAAAAGCCTCATAGGATTTGGGGtcggaatgtgtgtgtgtgtctcataAGTGAAAGTTTCATTCCTTGCTGTACACATAACATTTACTTATCGATCATCAGTGTTGGAAGTGAAAAGCAGTATCAAAGATGGTGATCAGGTAGATAATACGATCGACTGTCAAGGGTTCCACTCTAGCCAGGCCAATGACTACAAATCTCCCTCCATACCCGGGGACAGTTCAGTTCTAGACGGCGGATGGAGCGAGCTGGGTTCCACCATTCACATTCGTAGACTAAAAACAGTGACTGCTTACAACTCACTCCTCCGATAACATttaccattaattttttttttgattagaGACGCGTTtacaattgttttcttattacCTGTTTAATGTCTAAAAATTCAGTTCTTTAAATGTTGCAGCAAATATACAAACTGAACGGGCCAAGTTGTTGAAATCCCGGGACACAGGTGTGGCCTCCAACTTGCTAAACAACTAAATGTCACTGTAGGCCCAGGGCTGAAGCTCCAGGGTAGGAAACATGCCAGACAGTAAAATGTCCCTTAATGTCCGTATCTAAAGTCCTAAAGAAGGTATGTGCTAAATTTACGGAGAAAATGTTGTCCTTGCAAAAAAGTGCAGCTGCTCTAGCAGGTGTGAAATCTGCTGAttctgcatgtgtgtctgtctccCAATATGGTCACTAACAcagttttcttgctttcttcgAACAAAATATGTGTGACTGTTCGTTGCATAGTGTAAAATTGTGCATGCTGGCTTTACATCTTCAGCCAACTGAAAAATTATCACTCTCTAGTTCTAACAATCATGTCTCTACACAGCCTAATCTTTCCAATGATTTATCTACAGTCTCTTCAACCTGTATTCTACAACAGACGATACAGACATGGTTCAGGCGgtttccatatttttaaaattattttctatacGTAAAAGGCCCATAAACTACAGTAGTCCAACGGATTTTACAGTCGCTTTTATGTTTTGTCCCTCGCGCAACTCACCAGTCAACGGTTCATAATTAGAAGGTCGctatcttattttaaaatgaaactcGCACGTGCTGTCAGAATAAAATATTCTAGTGAAAAACGTTCCTTGTTTATTGTTGCGCACCTGTACCTTGTCTCACCCGGCATGAACCtgaggcagacagacagcctcGTCTAGTTCGCCACGTGCGCGATGGATCACGCGCTCGTATCAGACGCGCCCAGCAGTCTTCTGCGATTCGCACGGCTGATTACCTTTGTCTCAGCCCAGGTAATATCCGTTTCACCCCAGGAGAACCTGTGGGGGGAGTTTAATTTGCTGGCAATCAGGCACGAAGGACTTTCTCTTCGTAGGTTCAAAGTTGAAGGCAGTCACATAGACTCGAggatcttttgttttgttttgttgtttgtttgtttgtttttttaaatcatcgtGGAATCGTATTTCCTTTTCActtcttaaaaagaaatgtcaaaataaacGAAAGGaatcatgaaataaagaaaaaagaataaatcaaaataaaaaaagtagaatcaaaagcaagaaacagagaaagtaaaaacaatgaaGGGCACAatcga
The sequence above is a segment of the Pomacea canaliculata isolate SZHN2017 linkage group LG6, ASM307304v1, whole genome shotgun sequence genome. Coding sequences within it:
- the LOC112565629 gene encoding myophilin-like, translated to MSGLRAPKAGLGRESQTRVDASFDAEEAKRILYWIRDITGQNFPIEDSNERYKVMENFYKTLKDGRLLCYLVNAFLPDELKLDFKSRTFQSTNNLAFEAARERERIELFIIKAQELGVPEQDTFQTDCLYERTNLPKVCACIRSLGTEVESRPSYTGQRVWPRKSEANPRNFSEETLRASERVISLQYGTNKGATQAGMNFGKKRMILQE